In Argiope bruennichi chromosome X1, qqArgBrue1.1, whole genome shotgun sequence, a single window of DNA contains:
- the LOC129958785 gene encoding pantothenate kinase 1-like — protein MASNEIGDGPNCIQSAPPMPWFGMDIGGTLVKLVYFEPTDSTSAELEAERGAVKKIHHYLTSNSAYGTTGKRDVHLQMDNVVIGGRTGTLHFIRFPTSAMRVFLQLAKSKGMAYLSSTVCATGGGAFKFEKDFHNEMNMELHKFDELDSLIRGIHYIKAYNKPECYYWSNPTDDEKCKKEYFDLNNLYPFLVVNIGSGVSMLAVHSPENFKRVTGTSLGGGTFLGLCCLLTGCETFEEAISLAEKGDSTKVDKLVRDIYGGSYSKFNLQGDIVASSFGNMISKSKRATVKKEDLARATLVTITNNIGSIARMCAVSEGINKVVFIGNFLRVNILSMKLLAYAMDFWSAGSLKALFLEHEGYFGAVGCLMELMKTGN, from the exons ATGGCTTCTAATGAAATAGGTGATGGTCCAAACTGCATTCAGTCAGCGCCTc CAATGCCATGGTTTGGAATGGATATTGGAGGAACTCTAGTAAAGTTAGTTTATTTTGAACCAACTGATAGTACATCTGCTGAATTAGAAGCAGAACGAGGAGcagtaaaaaaaatccatcattatTTGACTTCAAATTCTGCTTATGGCACTACTGGTAAAAGAGACGTACATCTTCag ATGGATAATGTTGTAATTGGTGGTCGCACAGGAACATTGCATTTCATTCGTTTTCCAACCAGTGCTATGCGTGTATTCTTACAGTTAGCAAAGTCAAAGGGTATGGCGTACTTGTCTAGTACAGTCTGTGCTACTGGTGGCGGGgcttttaagtttgaaaaagaCTTTCATAAC gaaatGAATATGGAACTGCACAAATTTGATGAACTGGACTCATTAATTAGGGGAATTCATTATATCAAAGCCTATAACAAACCAGAATGTTATTATTGGTCTAATCCAACTGATGATGAAAAGTGCAAGaaggaatattttgatttgaataatttgtatCCATTTTTAGTTGTAAATATTGGCTCTGGAGTGAGCATGTTAGCTGTTCATTCACCTGAAAATTTCAAAAGGGTTACTGGTACTAG cttAGGTGGTGGTACTTTTTTAGGACTTTGTTGTCTACTTACTGGATGTGAAACTTTTGAAGAAGCTATTTCTTTAGCAGAAAAAGGTGATAGCACAAAAGTAGATAAACTTGTGCGGGATATTTATGGAGGTagctattcaaaatttaatctgcaGGGTGACATTGTAGCTAGTAG TTTTGGGAACATGATAAGTAAATCTAAGAGAGCTACTGTTAAGAAAGAAGACTTAGCTCGTGCAACTCTTGTTACCATTACTAACAATATTGGCTCCATTGCTCGAATGTGTGCAGTGAGTGAA GGTATAAACAAAGTTGttttcattggaaattttttaCGGGTCAATAtcctttcaatgaaattattagcATATGCAATGGATTTTTGGTCTGCTGGTTCTTTGAAGGCTTTGTTTTTGGAGCATGAG